A single genomic interval of Desulfobacterales bacterium harbors:
- a CDS encoding DUF1992 domain-containing protein gives MFTGFEKIVEERIMQAQRTGQFDNLPGAGKPLVFADDQFIPEDLRLAYKILKNADCTPPEIETKKEIIQTETLLAGMKDTVQAYRLLKKLNFLIMKFNAMRNGNAQFEMPQQYREKLSERFGSLAKEKK, from the coding sequence ATGTTTACAGGTTTTGAAAAAATTGTTGAAGAACGAATTATGCAGGCCCAGCGCACCGGGCAATTTGACAACCTGCCGGGTGCCGGAAAACCGCTTGTATTTGCCGATGACCAATTCATCCCGGAAGATTTACGACTGGCATACAAAATTTTAAAGAATGCGGATTGTACGCCACCTGAAATCGAAACCAAAAAAGAGATTATTCAAACAGAAACCCTGTTGGCTGGCATGAAAGACACGGTTCAAGCGTACCGGTTACTGAAAAAATTAAATTTTTTGATCATGAAATTCAACGCGATGCGAAACGGCAATGCACAATTTGAAATGCCGCAGCAATATAGGGAAAAGCTCTCCGAGCGATTCGGCTCCCTTGCGAAGGAAAAAAAGTAG
- a CDS encoding MTH1187 family thiamine-binding protein produces MSVLVHFSIFPMDKGDHLSGYVARALRIIQKSGLPYRLEAMGTTIEGEWEEIINVVTRCYEDLNADCGRILINLKMDCKRGQGGRMTEKVRTVEAKL; encoded by the coding sequence ATGAGTGTGTTGGTGCATTTTTCGATTTTTCCGATGGATAAAGGTGACCATTTGAGCGGATATGTCGCACGGGCGTTGCGTATTATTCAAAAAAGCGGCTTGCCTTACAGGCTCGAAGCCATGGGAACCACCATCGAGGGCGAATGGGAAGAGATAATAAACGTGGTAACCCGGTGCTATGAAGACCTGAATGCCGATTGCGGCCGGATTTTAATCAATTTGAAAATGGACTGCAAAAGAGGGCAGGGCGGCCGAATGACGGAAAAGGTGCGAACCGTTGAGGCAAAGCTTTAA
- a CDS encoding ISAs1 family transposase codes for MSNLKISPSTSPPRFVLRPVRRDEMDRWRTLMRQYHYLGFERIVGKSLCYVATTNETQWVALLGWGSAALKCAARDQWIGWDRALQFKRLHLIANNVRFLILPDWRIPNLASHLLALNLKRLSQDWQLYHGHPLLLAETFVDSARFAGTCYRAAGWQVLGSTQGYSKSNKGYWHNGQPKLLLVRPLVADASRHLRAPFLTSVGAPGKECTAMIDINQLPLQGHGGLMDLLKTVADPRKPRGVRHPVVTVVAIAICASLSGARSFTAIAEWAETLSREALRKLGSKRPKPPSEPTIRRVLQSLNADLWDSQIGNWIVQHCPLAGRAVAADGKTLRGAHDAGQRPVHLLSAILHQEALVIGQMAVKEKTNEIPQLPELLAPLPLQGAVVTADALHTQHDTARYIVEKKRADYLFIVKENQPTLRNDIATLNLSAFPPCTHHHL; via the coding sequence ATAAGCAACTTAAAAATTTCGCCTTCAACCAGCCCACCCCGCTTTGTTTTACGTCCCGTCCGACGCGACGAGATGGATCGTTGGCGTACATTGATGCGCCAGTACCACTATCTCGGCTTTGAGCGGATCGTAGGAAAATCCCTTTGCTATGTTGCCACCACTAATGAAACCCAATGGGTAGCCCTTCTTGGCTGGGGCTCTGCGGCACTTAAGTGTGCTGCCCGGGATCAATGGATTGGATGGGACCGGGCGTTGCAGTTCAAACGGTTGCATTTGATTGCCAACAATGTTCGTTTTTTGATCCTGCCCGATTGGCGCATCCCCAATTTGGCCTCACACCTATTGGCATTGAACCTCAAGCGCCTGAGCCAAGACTGGCAGCTTTACCATGGGCATCCCCTTTTGCTGGCAGAAACCTTTGTCGATAGTGCCCGCTTTGCCGGTACGTGCTACCGGGCCGCCGGTTGGCAAGTGCTCGGTTCAACGCAAGGCTATTCCAAAAGCAACAAGGGCTACTGGCATAACGGCCAACCAAAGCTTTTATTGGTGCGCCCTTTGGTGGCCGATGCCTCCCGGCATTTACGCGCCCCGTTTTTGACTTCTGTTGGCGCACCTGGAAAGGAGTGCACCGCGATGATCGACATCAATCAACTGCCCCTGCAAGGTCATGGTGGACTGATGGATCTGCTAAAAACTGTGGCCGACCCCCGAAAGCCACGCGGAGTGCGCCATCCGGTAGTCACTGTCGTGGCAATTGCCATCTGCGCCTCGCTGTCCGGAGCACGCAGTTTTACCGCCATCGCTGAATGGGCCGAAACGTTGAGCCGTGAGGCGCTGCGTAAGCTTGGCTCCAAACGGCCCAAACCACCCTCGGAACCCACCATCCGGCGCGTTTTACAGTCTCTGAATGCTGATCTGTGGGACTCCCAAATCGGCAATTGGATAGTGCAACACTGCCCTTTGGCCGGACGTGCGGTGGCCGCTGATGGCAAAACACTGCGCGGAGCCCATGATGCGGGCCAGCGACCTGTCCACCTGCTCAGCGCCATTTTGCACCAAGAGGCCCTGGTAATCGGCCAAATGGCTGTCAAAGAAAAAACAAACGAAATTCCCCAACTGCCCGAACTTCTTGCGCCTCTGCCCCTGCAAGGTGCGGTCGTAACCGCCGATGCGCTGCACACTCAGCACGATACGGCCCGTTATATCGTAGAAAAAAAGCGGGCCGATTACCTGTTTATTGTCAAAGAGAATCAACCCACCCTGCGCAATGACATCGCGACGCTGAATCTCAGCGCTTTTCCCCCCTGCACACACCACCATCTATAA
- a CDS encoding D-alanine--D-alanine ligase: protein MDKLNLALICGGTSTERQVSLKSAAQVQDALDKEKYNILRFDSKTDLDKLVSNAHRIDIALIILHGPMGEDGTIQGLLELLGIPYQGSGVLGSALAMNKAASKQLYEFAGLLVPAYEVVRKGDPLQVEAWICRLGLPIVVKPASSGSSIGMSIVKSQDGLTEAIAKAFANDRTVLLEAFIKGVELTCSVIGNEDLKALPLVEIIPDKMHDFFDYEAKYTPGHTQEICPARIDDALTEKAQQYGKMAHRALYCKGYSRTDMILKDREIYIIETNTIPGMTPTSLLPISARAAGMSFAHLLDELIRLSLENHIKI, encoded by the coding sequence ATGGACAAGTTGAATTTGGCTTTGATCTGCGGCGGTACCTCGACGGAGCGACAGGTTTCTCTGAAAAGCGCCGCTCAGGTTCAGGACGCGTTGGATAAAGAAAAATATAATATCCTGCGCTTTGACTCCAAAACGGATTTGGACAAACTGGTGTCGAATGCCCACCGGATCGATATTGCACTGATTATCCTGCACGGCCCGATGGGAGAGGATGGCACCATTCAGGGTTTGCTCGAGCTTCTGGGCATACCGTACCAGGGCAGCGGCGTTCTTGGCAGCGCGCTTGCCATGAACAAGGCCGCTTCCAAGCAACTGTACGAATTCGCAGGCTTGCTGGTTCCCGCCTATGAGGTTGTCAGAAAAGGGGACCCGCTTCAAGTTGAAGCGTGGATATGCCGCCTGGGGTTGCCGATCGTGGTGAAACCCGCTTCCAGCGGTTCAAGTATCGGCATGTCCATTGTCAAATCACAGGATGGTTTGACGGAGGCGATCGCCAAGGCTTTTGCCAATGATCGAACCGTTCTGCTGGAAGCCTTTATCAAAGGGGTGGAATTAACCTGTTCCGTCATTGGAAACGAAGACCTCAAAGCCTTGCCGCTGGTTGAGATCATCCCCGATAAAATGCACGACTTTTTTGATTACGAAGCCAAGTACACGCCGGGACACACGCAGGAAATATGCCCGGCTCGTATTGATGACGCGCTGACGGAAAAGGCGCAACAATACGGCAAAATGGCCCATCGCGCACTATACTGCAAGGGCTACAGCCGTACCGATATGATATTAAAAGATAGGGAGATTTATATTATTGAAACCAACACGATACCGGGAATGACCCCTACAAGCCTGTTACCGATATCCGCCCGTGCTGCGGGCATGAGTTTTGCTCATCTATTGGATGAATTAATAAGGTTAAGTCTTGAAAATCATATAAAAATATAG
- a CDS encoding ASKHA domain-containing protein produces the protein MNMHHILFLPHNKTVEVPDGENLIRAAMEAGVHINASCGGEGVCGKCRVIIESGEVAGGITAHLSPEDQEKGYRQACLATVKSDLVVRIPIESEIDASVLNMQSTPRKTARIKQPNFDDLKERGLFVPPVEKRYLVLPAPDAQDNQSDISRIVNFLNIEHGEHRLEVDLSVIRKIPQIIREADFKVTVTLARPVREVGKSRIINVQAGDTTERNYAIAMDIGTTTIYGQLIDLVSGEVLAEYGDFNGQISYGEDVISRMVFAEKPGGLEKLSDVVNETMNNVIYKIVRKAKVDKDDISTITLSGNTTMTQLWLKVDTRYIRRSPYVPATALYPPFNASELGLDLGDHVTALVYPQVSSYVGGDIVAGVMGSGMYLSDAITLYMDIGTNAEIVIGNKDWLACAACSAGPAFEGGGIKLGMRATKGAIEDFSIDPVTLEPMNITIGRVRPKGICGSGLIIIVATLFEVGVIDNRGKFNRDLNTPRIREKEGIYEYVLAWAAESQIDRDVVLTEPDIDNLIRAKGAMYSGCQTLLEEVGLRMEDIDHIILAGGFGSYVDLEKAMTIGLLPETDPEKVTFIGNGSLMGARMSSLTNRIRKDVSGVRNKMTNFELSETRSFMDHYIAALFLPHTDINLFPRLKKRLDLRRSFQS, from the coding sequence ATGAATATGCACCATATTTTATTTTTACCGCACAACAAAACAGTTGAAGTACCCGACGGGGAAAATTTGATTCGCGCCGCCATGGAAGCCGGCGTCCACATCAATGCGTCCTGCGGCGGCGAAGGCGTTTGTGGAAAATGTCGCGTTATTATTGAATCCGGAGAGGTGGCAGGCGGTATTACCGCGCATCTGTCCCCGGAGGACCAGGAAAAAGGATATCGTCAGGCTTGTCTGGCAACGGTTAAGAGTGATCTGGTCGTTAGAATTCCCATCGAGTCGGAGATTGATGCCAGTGTGCTGAATATGCAAAGCACACCAAGAAAAACCGCTCGCATCAAGCAGCCGAATTTTGATGACCTGAAAGAGCGGGGGCTGTTTGTTCCTCCCGTCGAAAAAAGATATCTGGTGCTTCCCGCGCCCGACGCACAGGATAACCAATCCGATATTTCGCGCATCGTTAATTTTTTAAACATCGAGCATGGCGAGCATCGGCTGGAGGTTGATCTTTCGGTCATTAGGAAAATACCCCAAATTATCAGAGAGGCCGATTTCAAAGTGACTGTCACTCTAGCCAGGCCGGTCCGGGAAGTCGGCAAAAGCCGCATCATCAATGTGCAGGCAGGGGATACCACCGAACGCAACTACGCCATCGCCATGGATATCGGAACAACCACCATCTATGGCCAGTTAATTGATCTGGTTTCCGGAGAGGTTCTGGCCGAATACGGCGATTTTAACGGCCAGATCAGTTATGGCGAGGATGTCATCAGCCGAATGGTTTTTGCCGAAAAGCCGGGCGGGTTGGAAAAATTGAGCGATGTCGTTAATGAAACCATGAATAATGTGATTTATAAAATTGTCAGAAAGGCAAAGGTGGACAAGGACGATATTTCCACCATCACGCTATCCGGCAATACGACCATGACGCAGTTGTGGTTAAAGGTGGATACTCGGTATATACGGCGCTCACCCTATGTTCCGGCGACGGCGCTATACCCGCCTTTCAATGCTTCGGAATTGGGCCTTGACCTGGGAGATCATGTCACGGCACTTGTCTATCCTCAGGTTTCCAGTTATGTGGGCGGTGATATCGTGGCCGGCGTGATGGGTTCGGGCATGTACTTATCCGATGCCATTACCCTCTATATGGATATCGGAACCAATGCCGAGATTGTGATTGGAAACAAGGACTGGTTAGCCTGTGCTGCCTGCTCGGCCGGCCCGGCCTTTGAAGGGGGGGGGATCAAACTCGGTATGCGGGCGACAAAAGGGGCTATCGAAGACTTTTCCATTGATCCGGTCACCCTGGAGCCCATGAACATTACCATTGGTCGCGTGCGGCCCAAGGGCATCTGCGGCTCGGGGTTGATTATCATTGTCGCTACCCTTTTTGAAGTCGGGGTTATCGACAACCGGGGGAAATTCAACCGCGATCTGAATACGCCGAGAATACGCGAAAAAGAGGGGATTTATGAATATGTGCTGGCATGGGCGGCTGAAAGCCAGATTGACCGGGATGTGGTGCTGACCGAGCCGGATATTGATAACCTGATTCGCGCCAAAGGCGCCATGTACTCGGGGTGCCAGACATTATTGGAGGAGGTCGGGCTGCGAATGGAGGATATTGATCATATTATTCTCGCCGGTGGCTTCGGCAGTTATGTGGATTTGGAAAAAGCCATGACCATCGGCTTGTTGCCCGAAACGGACCCGGAGAAAGTGACCTTCATCGGCAACGGCTCGCTCATGGGGGCCCGTATGAGTTCATTGACCAATCGAATCCGCAAGGATGTTTCCGGCGTGCGAAACAAGATGACCAATTTTGAATTGTCGGAAACACGGTCCTTCATGGATCACTATATTGCGGCGCTTTTTTTGCCGCATACGGATATCAATCTTTTCCCCAGATTGAAAAAACGGCTGGATTTGCGACGATCCTTTCAAAGCTGA
- a CDS encoding L-threonylcarbamoyladenylate synthase, with amino-acid sequence MPESNIITIDPERPEADHIRIGAEKIRGGGVIVFPTQCLYGLGADAFNTDAIDQVFKLKRRPLESPLLILIPSRKDLLNITNHISPAAERIMDIFWPGSVTIIFEANSMLPVGLTAGTGKIGVRLPLHPVAKQLVREAGRPITGTSANISGEPGCKQISEISQSIIRSADLVINAGRLKGGIGSTVVDVTVEPPHILREGIIPVKAIMAAIPGLRQSRASVRNQKATK; translated from the coding sequence ATGCCAGAATCCAACATCATAACCATTGACCCGGAGAGGCCCGAAGCGGACCACATTCGAATCGGTGCGGAAAAGATTCGCGGCGGTGGCGTTATTGTGTTCCCGACTCAGTGCCTTTATGGCTTGGGAGCGGATGCCTTTAATACGGATGCTATTGATCAGGTGTTTAAGTTGAAACGCCGGCCACTCGAAAGTCCGCTTCTGATTTTGATTCCGAGCAGAAAGGATTTACTCAACATCACGAATCACATTTCTCCTGCAGCCGAACGAATAATGGATATTTTTTGGCCCGGCAGCGTGACGATTATTTTTGAGGCCAATTCTATGTTGCCGGTCGGTTTGACGGCCGGCACCGGAAAAATAGGCGTTCGACTGCCGCTTCATCCGGTCGCGAAACAGTTGGTCCGTGAAGCAGGACGCCCGATAACCGGAACCAGCGCCAATATATCCGGAGAACCGGGCTGTAAGCAAATTTCAGAGATTTCACAGAGTATTATTCGGTCGGCTGATCTTGTCATCAATGCGGGGCGCCTCAAAGGCGGCATCGGTTCAACCGTCGTTGATGTGACGGTTGAGCCGCCACACATTCTTCGGGAAGGAATTATTCCAGTCAAGGCAATAATGGCAGCTATTCCAGGGCTCCGTCAAAGTCGCGCAAGTGTAAGAAATCAGAAGGCCACGAAATAG
- a CDS encoding acetyl-CoA decarbonylase/synthase complex subunit delta, whose product MGFEIFKESYAGGIKEISIGQGEKAVTIGGESCYPFYQFEGSMPNKPRIAMEVWDMDPGEEWPESAKAPFKDVLGDAAAWAKKCVDQYGAQMIVLQLKSTDPNGKDASADDAAATIQKVLAAVKVPLIIWGSANTKKDEVVLKALAEKFDGKKLVLGPVEDKNHKAIGAAAMGYGHTVISSSPIDVNLAKQVNILLENLGMPLDRMIVDPTTGGLGYGLEYSYSVMERLRMAALAQGDDKLQLPLINNVANEVWKCKEVKQTVQDAPSLGDPEKRGILMESVAAVSYLMAGSNILIMRHPEAIRMVRSFIDLVSDGGSALSVAGAKKQLDDVDIDFAVLAPAPDLTIAEDKKAAPAKKEAPAAPKAAEAPKKEAPKAAAPAPKAEVKAAPAPVVEAKPAAVPVVDKAAEEAAAKAAADAKAKAEADAKAKAEADAKAKAAAEAKAKAEAEAKAAADVKAKLDAEENAVREKRAKERDERMAQRQPGEKKAVSLTAAAQQQSELDKILARLDRVHRRVA is encoded by the coding sequence TTGGGCTTTGAAATTTTCAAGGAATCCTATGCGGGCGGCATAAAGGAGATATCCATCGGACAAGGGGAAAAAGCCGTCACGATTGGCGGCGAGTCATGCTACCCCTTTTATCAATTTGAAGGGAGCATGCCGAATAAACCCAGAATCGCTATGGAAGTTTGGGACATGGACCCCGGGGAAGAATGGCCGGAATCCGCCAAGGCGCCTTTTAAGGACGTGCTGGGCGATGCGGCTGCCTGGGCTAAAAAATGCGTGGATCAGTACGGCGCACAAATGATCGTTTTACAACTCAAAAGCACGGACCCGAACGGCAAAGACGCCAGCGCTGATGACGCCGCGGCAACGATTCAAAAAGTCTTAGCCGCCGTCAAGGTGCCGTTGATCATCTGGGGGTCTGCGAACACCAAAAAAGATGAAGTCGTTTTAAAAGCACTTGCCGAGAAGTTTGATGGAAAAAAATTGGTGCTGGGACCGGTGGAAGACAAAAACCACAAAGCCATCGGTGCTGCGGCCATGGGCTATGGCCACACGGTCATTTCCTCCTCACCGATCGATGTAAACCTTGCCAAACAGGTGAATATTCTGTTGGAAAACCTCGGTATGCCGCTGGATCGTATGATTGTCGATCCCACGACCGGCGGTTTGGGTTATGGCCTTGAGTATTCCTATTCGGTCATGGAACGACTCAGAATGGCGGCACTGGCACAAGGGGACGACAAGTTGCAGCTGCCGCTGATCAATAACGTGGCCAACGAGGTTTGGAAGTGCAAGGAAGTCAAACAGACCGTGCAAGACGCCCCGTCCCTGGGTGACCCGGAAAAACGAGGTATTCTGATGGAGTCCGTTGCGGCGGTCAGTTACCTGATGGCCGGATCCAATATTTTGATTATGCGTCATCCGGAAGCGATTCGGATGGTCCGTTCATTCATCGACCTGGTATCGGATGGTGGCAGTGCGTTGAGCGTGGCAGGGGCCAAAAAACAGTTGGATGATGTGGATATCGACTTTGCCGTATTGGCACCGGCGCCGGATTTGACGATTGCCGAAGATAAAAAGGCGGCGCCTGCTAAAAAAGAAGCCCCGGCGGCACCCAAAGCAGCCGAAGCGCCCAAGAAGGAAGCCCCCAAGGCTGCAGCCCCGGCACCTAAAGCGGAAGTAAAGGCAGCACCCGCGCCAGTCGTGGAAGCCAAGCCTGCTGCTGTTCCTGTCGTCGACAAGGCCGCTGAAGAGGCCGCCGCCAAAGCTGCCGCTGATGCCAAGGCAAAAGCGGAGGCGGACGCCAAAGCCAAAGCCGAAGCGGATGCCAAGGCAAAAGCGGCTGCCGAGGCAAAAGCCAAAGCGGAGGCGGAAGCCAAAGCCGCCGCAGACGTTAAGGCCAAATTGGACGCCGAAGAAAATGCCGTCCGCGAAAAACGCGCCAAAGAACGTGATGAACGGATGGCTCAACGGCAACCCGGCGAGAAGAAGGCTGTGTCCTTGACGGCTGCAGCGCAGCAACAATCAGAACTGGATAAAATTCTTGCCAGGCTCGATCGCGTTCACCGACGCGTTGCATAG
- a CDS encoding TetR/AcrR family transcriptional regulator, producing the protein MGIQQRKEREKERRRQQILVAAKRVFLYKGFSRTTIEDIANEAELSAGTLYLYFKNKEELFASLSLRILQYLVIRLEEVKAVMENSSNDRLEILKSAMYDVYDFDTASIINMFHLQSSEALRNLSEQLLSEFHELVGKSMRVLTDIFRDGINAGYFINSAPESLANTYWCLFSGVVLWEASKEFMEERKIDIKEALNFAFDLFKRGVLNNPVR; encoded by the coding sequence ATGGGAATACAGCAAAGAAAAGAGCGGGAAAAAGAACGGCGCAGGCAACAAATTCTGGTGGCAGCAAAGCGAGTGTTTCTATACAAAGGGTTTTCTCGCACCACCATTGAGGATATCGCCAATGAAGCTGAACTGAGCGCCGGCACGCTGTATCTTTATTTCAAAAACAAGGAGGAATTGTTTGCATCCTTATCGTTGAGGATCCTTCAGTACCTGGTCATTCGGCTGGAAGAGGTCAAAGCGGTAATGGAAAACAGCTCGAACGATAGGCTCGAAATCCTCAAATCCGCCATGTATGATGTGTATGATTTTGATACCGCCTCTATCATCAACATGTTTCATCTCCAATCCAGCGAAGCATTAAGAAACTTATCGGAACAGTTATTGTCTGAATTCCATGAACTGGTCGGAAAATCCATGCGGGTGCTTACCGATATTTTCCGCGACGGCATTAACGCCGGATACTTTATCAACTCCGCTCCGGAATCATTGGCAAACACCTATTGGTGCCTTTTCTCAGGGGTAGTGCTGTGGGAAGCCAGCAAAGAATTCATGGAAGAAAGAAAAATTGACATCAAAGAAGCACTCAATTTTGCTTTCGATCTTTTTAAGCGGGGCGTTCTGAATAATCCCGTGCGGTAA
- the purD gene encoding phosphoribosylamine--glycine ligase, protein MKVLVIGGGGREHALVWKISQSPRVKKIYCAPGNAGIASLAVCVPIGTEENDQLLAFAKKEKIDLTVVGPEGPLSTGIVDAFEAEGLRIFGASQKAAQIEASKSFAKELMKTYGIPTAAGCSFTSYKQAEAYVRNTGAPLVVKADGLAAGKGVMVCKTIHEALAALQDIMVNKAFGDAGQKVLIEECLSGEEASFLAFTDGKTILPLPSSQDHKAVFDQDEGPNTGGMGAYSPAPIVDRQLHEKIMKEIMYPTVKAMAAEGRPYKGVLYAGLMIDKDKINVLEFNGRFGDPEAQPLLIRLKSDIVDIMDAVIEGRLDRLKLDIDPRASVCVVLASGGYPGNYKKGAPIAGLDAAKRMKDVVVFHAGTSTREKTVVTSGGRVLGVTALGDTVQSAIKKAYQAVSKINWPDMHYRKDIGEKASLRMRIKPRISIVMGSDSDLPVMDEAAAILKKFDIPFEMTVASAHRTPERAMELAATARSRGIQVIIAGAGHAAHLAGVLAAHTTLPVIGVPIDSSCLQGLDSLLSTVQMPPGVPVATVSIGKSGARNAAILAAQILSLADETVARELVGFKLEMAESVNKKAAALASF, encoded by the coding sequence ATGAAAGTACTGGTTATTGGCGGTGGCGGTAGGGAACACGCGTTGGTGTGGAAGATATCCCAAAGTCCTCGCGTAAAAAAAATTTATTGCGCCCCCGGCAATGCCGGAATTGCGTCCTTGGCCGTTTGTGTTCCGATAGGCACTGAAGAGAATGACCAGTTGCTTGCGTTCGCCAAAAAGGAAAAAATCGATCTGACCGTGGTCGGACCGGAGGGACCGCTCTCAACCGGCATTGTGGATGCATTTGAAGCCGAAGGATTGAGAATTTTCGGCGCCTCTCAAAAAGCAGCGCAAATCGAGGCCAGCAAATCATTCGCCAAAGAATTGATGAAAACATACGGCATTCCCACTGCCGCCGGATGCAGCTTTACCAGCTACAAACAGGCGGAAGCCTATGTCCGTAACACCGGTGCGCCGCTTGTCGTAAAGGCGGACGGGTTGGCCGCCGGAAAGGGCGTCATGGTTTGCAAGACCATTCATGAAGCCCTCGCGGCGCTTCAGGATATTATGGTTAACAAGGCTTTCGGGGATGCCGGTCAAAAAGTCTTAATTGAAGAATGTCTGTCCGGCGAAGAAGCATCTTTTTTAGCTTTTACGGACGGCAAAACGATCCTTCCCCTTCCCTCTTCACAAGATCATAAAGCGGTTTTTGATCAAGACGAGGGACCCAACACGGGCGGTATGGGCGCGTACAGTCCCGCGCCCATCGTTGACAGGCAATTGCATGAAAAAATAATGAAAGAAATCATGTACCCCACGGTGAAGGCCATGGCCGCTGAGGGCAGACCCTATAAAGGCGTTTTGTATGCGGGGTTGATGATCGATAAGGATAAGATTAACGTTCTGGAATTTAACGGGCGCTTCGGAGATCCGGAAGCCCAACCCCTGCTGATCCGCTTAAAAAGCGATATCGTGGACATCATGGACGCGGTCATTGAAGGGCGGCTGGACCGGCTTAAACTGGATATTGATCCACGGGCTTCGGTTTGCGTGGTCCTGGCTTCGGGCGGCTATCCCGGAAATTATAAAAAAGGCGCACCCATAGCCGGACTCGATGCGGCAAAACGAATGAAGGACGTGGTCGTCTTCCATGCGGGCACCAGCACACGGGAGAAAACTGTCGTGACCAGTGGCGGCAGGGTATTGGGGGTTACGGCGCTTGGGGATACCGTTCAATCCGCCATTAAGAAAGCGTATCAGGCTGTATCTAAAATCAATTGGCCGGATATGCATTATCGAAAAGATATCGGTGAAAAAGCGAGCTTGCGAATGCGCATCAAACCAAGAATCAGCATCGTCATGGGCAGTGATTCGGACCTGCCGGTCATGGATGAGGCGGCCGCCATTCTTAAAAAATTTGACATTCCCTTTGAAATGACGGTTGCATCGGCGCACCGTACGCCTGAACGTGCCATGGAGCTGGCCGCCACGGCACGCAGCCGAGGGATTCAGGTTATTATCGCCGGCGCCGGACACGCGGCTCATTTGGCCGGTGTCTTGGCAGCGCACACTACCTTGCCCGTCATCGGTGTTCCCATCGACTCCTCTTGCCTTCAGGGGCTCGATTCCCTTTTGTCTACGGTCCAGATGCCCCCCGGCGTGCCGGTTGCAACCGTATCCATCGGTAAATCGGGGGCACGAAATGCCGCGATACTGGCCGCCCAAATTCTATCGCTTGCGGATGAAACCGTCGCTAGGGAATTAGTGGGCTTCAAGCTGGAAATGGCTGAATCCGTAAATAAAAAGGCGGCAGCGTTGGCGAGTTTTTAA